In the Telopea speciosissima isolate NSW1024214 ecotype Mountain lineage chromosome 6, Tspe_v1, whole genome shotgun sequence genome, AATTTTGTTAATTGTGGGGATATTGTAATTTCTCCTGCTGatatttaataaattattttcttttttgtagaaaaaaaaatggtgttgTTGTGTGCGAGAACGCTTTTCACTCACGCACACTTTGAAGCATAGCTCATAAACACTCTGAAAATAGAAGTGAATGAGTACTCTCTACTGTTTCAATCGGATCGGCTTAATCAGCTGATTTGGATCGAAATGATTGTGACTGATCCCGATTCTGTATGTCTACACACATTGGCCAATCCCCCGGCAACAGGCTACCACCACGTCCACTGTCGCACTAAATGAATAGCCGacatccgttttcgtatccgtttacatccctagtcaCAGCGGCCAACTGGCTTGAGACTGAGTGATGGCTGGCCCAAGGAGGTGAGGAGAGTGGGATTCGAACTTAGGACGTCGGAGTGTACGGCTGGCCATAGCTTGCTACTGCGCCAACACCCCTTGGATTGTTTTGAAGCAATTCATTCTAGCGTTTTTCAGATCGATTCCAACCGATTTGACTGCGATtctgagtttaaaatccttggtcCTCTCTTCCACAGTTTTGCTAAGGCCTAAGGTATCATGGTGGAAGCCCATCGTTTTTCCCCGGCAATGGCGATCTCCAGTACCTTGTCAGGTAATGATCGATGATTTTCTCTCTCCATTCCTCGCTTCTTTATCTCCACGACATCTCACGCGAGTCATAGGTCAATAAAAGAAGCTAAAATCTATGATAATCTAATCAAAGCCCTTGTTACTTTGTTCTACGCAGTTCCCCTACTAATGTGTCATTCAAGATCGTAGTGTTCTCTACAAAAAATGCAGGACTTCACTGATAAAGTTGGCGTTTCGGAGGAATCTGTGGCTTTTGAAGAGAATATCGGGTACAAAATCAATCAAAGAGTTCATTTTGTTGGTGATTCTCGGAGAATTGGTATTGTGAAGTATGTTGGACCTGTTGAAGAGTATCCGAGAATATGGGTTGGTGTTGATTGGGACAATGGAGAAGGGAAACATGATGGTTCCATTAATGGAGTTCAGTATTTTCAGGCGAAAGGTGAAAAATCGGCTTCATTTGTCCGGCCTTAGAATTTGAtcctccaaagaagaagaaggtatgAGTAGTGTCATatttttcattctttatttatttattttttgatttgattatttgcatttttatcatttaatcTTTAATTGGGAGTTGGATAAAGAAAACTTCATGGTTGAGTTGAAGCTTTTATTTTAGTTAGAGTATCTAGATACTTTGAGTATCCAAAGCAGGCAGATTGGAGTAAAATATTGACTGAAAAAAGAGAATTTGAAATGCAATTGAAAATTGTGTTGGATATCTGAGCAATGAAAATTTTTGATGGGGAAGTATGGGTGAGTGCAATCATTACATTGAATATTATAGCTGCAAAAATAGTACCATAATACATAAGAATAAATCATCGTGAAAGGCATACAATCGCTGTATCATCTCTAACAGTCACAGAATACTAAATGACCCCATGTACAGCCTTTCTTAGAATCCAGTAGGAAATAGCTAAGAATCTCAATCACAATTTCTCTACATTGCTAGACTGCTATTGATCTCTGTAATGTATTGGTGGGCAAGAAGTTCTCAAAAACTTTCCATCTAGCTCCATTTGAATTCTCATGCAACATGCAAGTTGGAAAACATGGAATGAGCTGTAATTATTTTGTACAATCAATAAAgcaacaaaatataaaaaaatggcCATTACCCAGTGCTGGTTCCGCCTATGCGGGGTCCTGGGAGGGGTGAGTTAGGAGTCAGTCCAAACCTTTGGCTTTTTTACACAAACTGGCTGCCCTCAAGATATGATAGTATAATATGTCAGAGtgtgaagagggaaaagaaagaaacatgtGTCTTAAATTTATGCAATCGGCAAGTGGGTCTTTGAGTTGCTAGTCAATTGTCCATATTTATGGAGTGCCCGAGTTCATTGTAAAACATGCATTATCATAAATCCTAGTATGACTAGGACCAAAACTATAAATTAGACTTTCAAACTCCTAATGCTGCTGGCAAAAGACTTAAAATTTGTGTACCCTTCTGGACTGAACTTTTAGGTTTTATAGTAGAGCTcattatcatagttgtcacggtatCTAGGTAATCCCAGGTGTTGGAGGAAGGAAAagtcaaggtgacaccaacaaggtgcctAGGCGGCGTCTTGACAAGTATGCTCATCTACAACTCAAACCTATAAAAATAAATGTCCATAACCATCTAATACCCCTGTGGCTGCATCAGTCATATTGGTGCACCTCTGGGTGGGGCTTTGTTGGGGCTTTGTTTTTGAGGAGTTTCCAAACTTGGCAGATAATGCTTGTggagagcattggagtgctgatAGGGGAAGACTGAAAaaatctttcttctcttttcgcCACTACTAACTCATGACTGAAGAGAATAATTATTGTTTCTGTTGTTGGTTAGATATTCTTTCTTTcagaataagaaaaaatataaaaaggaatATAAAAAGTGAAATTATTGGATTGGGAGCTAAGCAGTTTACTATGGTTTATTGGGTGGAGTTTGTATTAAGGATAATCACTTTTTTGATTTgggttgaaaattttatttcttctgaCCATATGTTTTTGTGACATCTGTTTGATatgaataacaatcaataaagcATAATGTATTTTTGAATATTCCGTTTTATAATTATGTTGAGGGTGACATATAATAATGTGCCCCTTCctattttgcagaagaaatgtATGTTCTTTCAGCAAGAAATAGACGAGTAGCAATCCAACTTGTTGATAAACATAAAGTTCAGGATAAGCTAAGTCGATTTGAAGAGTTGGTAGGTGCATCTCTATCTTATTTAGGTGTTAGCTCAACTGTACCCCCTGGTCAGATCAATGCTGTAGTGCCAAGTAAGTCAGCTGCCTTTTCCTATTGTACTACGATAGTTTAGTTCTTTCCCTGATTTAACACTTGCTTTGAACTTTAAATATGCTTCTGTCCATTGTAGTGCTTTTATTACAACAGAGTATGTAAAAAATGATgttaatctttttcttttttattggggGCATAGTTATCTTTGACTAAAGCTTGAGAAGTTGAGAAAAGGATTGACTAGGGCTACATTTTTGGATACAATAAGTTGTTTTcatgttttgaaaaacaaaaaagaacccTTTCTTGTAGTAAAAGTGCATGGTAGCAAGcaatgttttcaaaaattttgaaaataaaaaaaaacagagaaaaacaaatattttaaacagaaaaataattaGTTCTTGGAAACAGTTTTTGTGTATCTTTTAGGCCATATGTGCATATAATCAGGGCATTTCTGTCATTTGCCTGTAGAGTCGACTCTGGAGAGAACCTCTCGGCTCTCTCATCACTGTCTCGCCACAGAGTTATAAGTATTCTCAGCCTTCTTCTCTCTGCTTTCCTATCAAACTAGACATTCATTAGGAACTTAAGGATTCCATTGAATACTTGCCAGTTGGGGTACCTCCTGGTGGCTGAATTTCTGCCACCTTGGAATGGATTTGAGAGTAGGGGGGCAACTGGATTTCTGCAGAGCAAGCACATTGAGTGTGGATTAGaatcaccctctctctctctctctctctagtaaGAAAACGGTTTAAAAGCTAGTAAcccagtcaagattccagtctaATCTTCTTAAAATCCATAAAAATTCAGGATAAGCAGGTTCTAATTTTAGCTATAATCTTTCATGTTAGAGGACCAACTTAAAAGTACTTGTCAACCTCTTGATGTATTACAGTTTTGTGAGTTCACTGATCTGCTTATTAAGACCCAACCATTATGCAAATCGATAATAAGCCTGTGAAAGAATAATTTAACATGTGGTAATGGTACTACTGACCTAAGATTCATCTTATGGTCTTATTCATTCATCAAcatacaaattttaaaaaattctccCAAAATATTATGTTATCAAACAATGTTTTCTGATTTTCTATTTACAAAAACACAAGTTTGGTTATGAACCGTGTTTGCTTATTGTGACAGTTTCAGATCTAGACCAACCAACAACAAtgactagaagaagaaaagaagagagaactgagagggaaaagagagaaaagatagcAAAACAGTCCTACCGATTGAAGACAATGACTTAACCCTCAATCGATTGTAGGGTATCCCCCTTGATTTAATTGGCTTGGTTTGCTTGACTTCCTCTTATATTCATAGGGGAAGGCCAAGAGTTCAGAGAGGAATCCTATAAGGAGTTCCCAGTCTCCATTGTACACTTTCTTTTATATTAATACAtacattgctgacctttagcaaaaaaaatagtagtatgtatttataattaaaatatgAAGAAATGACAAGTATGCCCTCACTAGTTATGTAACACATTCATAAGACACATAACACCCTAATAAGAAAAGATATTCCAGGTATACTCTTGTGGTAGtaactcttaacactccccctcaagttgaagtATAAATATCACCATGTCCAGCTTGTAACATTCTTGAAGAAAtacattttaaaaaagaagGCTTTAATAAACAGATCACCAAGCTGTTGACCAGAGCTAACAAACGGAGTGGAGATCACCTTCCTTATCACAATATTCTGTACAtaatgacaatcaacttcaatttTCTTAgtcatttcataaaaaaactgaattattGGCAAAAAAGACGACAAACTGATTATCACGATACATGTCTATAGGCTTATTAGTTGGAAAACGAAGGTCTTGAAGAAAAGATCTTAACCACATTAACCATTGCAGTATGAGTGATGTATTTAGGCTGTACTAAAAAAATACAGCCGCAGGTGTAAAGATTCCCCTACACCAGCAGCACCGTAGGTGTAGGGATTACCCTACATCAGCAGTAAAATTGTGGACTGTTGATAGGTTTTATTTATTAGacttttatttagtttcctatttgagttgtaatcctagTATTGTTAGGTATCTTAATTAgactttagtttctaatttttgttcatCCATTAAGCTATATATATGTAACAGCTCTTGAAAGCCAGCCACGATTGAATGAATACAGAATTTGCTTGAGCAATTGTTGAAGTCGTGAGAGaggataggtgagaggcctagggtGAGATACCCATttcattccccatccccttccatcggttcttgattccaaaccttAATTCTGTCCTATTCGATTGCAAGAGTTCTACAAAgttgctgggatttctttcaacagATTGTTCTCATTGAGTTCTGTGGATTACAACATCATATTGATTGCTACCAGGGCACAACTTCATTAGCCGAACCTGCAATAATAACCCATCATCGATTcaagggaatctagggtttcaaaaaccctaaaagctgttcgatctcttctttctcctgtTCTGATCGAGTTCTTCAATTTGGGGATTCATCCTACTGTGGAGAAGATTAGTCAGCCCTAATTGCAGCTTCAACAGGTTGCTAATTTGTGGGATTTATTTATTACTTATCTTGTGCTTACCAACTTGAGATCTCATCATTCCCTTCCGACCaatttgagatcccattgttctctttcttgttcgctggaggttttctatttgatcctgactgggattagacctattttggTTCAAGTCTTACATTAATGAGCCATAACTCTATGGTCAGATTCAGCACTAAACCACACCACTGTAGTTTGTTTCTAACTCCAAGTGACGAGGTTACCACCAACAAATATACAAAATCAGTGGTAGACCTGTCACCTTTAGcactagcccaatcaacatATGAGTAATCGACAGGATCAACATCCCCATGAGATTTGTATATTTGACTTTTTCCTGGAGCACCTTTAAGATACCAATAAAATGCGACACACAGCCTCCCAATGATCCAATTTAGGCATCTCCATGAACTTGCTTATGACACCCACTGCGAAAGATATGTTTGACCTAGTTATAGTGAGATAAATAAGTATACCAACTAGCCTTCTATACTGATGATTGTTTGCAAATTCCTTACCACCGTAGATTGCAAGCTTTTGATGAGGATTTATTGGAGTATTAATAGGTTTAGAGGTTAACATACCAGTCTCAGATaaaaatcaagaacatactttctaAGAAAGACAAATATTTTTTCTACTCCAAAGAACCTCAATGCTCATAAAGTACCTCAGAGCACCTAGATCCTTCATTTGAAAGTGCAGCTGCAAATAAACTGACACCTTCAATTCCAGACAAATCATTATCAGAActgataatatcatcaacataaaacaccaaaatgaccaccctggaATTCAGGTGAAGAACAAACACTATATATATTCGAGTATAGTCCTCAGCAACAAGCGAACTTTAAGCGGCTCAACAAATCCACCACGGTGATACTGATTGGTATACACCCAAGGACACTTTATGAGATCCTTACCTGGAGGAAGATCGACTAGAGACCGTGTCTAACGACTTAAcagagcatccatttccaccatagttgtcacggcgtctaggcgacctaAGGCATTGGAGATGGTCCAAAagcaaggcaacaccaacaaagTGCCCAAGGCGCCTAGACGCCTAAGCGACTATGATTTCCACATCCACAACTGATTTCTAGCTTCCAGGATGAGATAGCGTTTCTTGATAGGTTTTTGGCACTAAATGGGAAGATATTGATATGCAAAGCCATGAATGGAAGATGGAAGATGTGAGATAGAAACAAGCTGTTCAATATGAAGAGTGACAAAGATTGTAGAGTGCAAGAACATATACCTTTACGAAGTGTATTTGGTAAGTTAGCAGTGGTGGACGGATGGGCAGGAACTACAGATAAGGTATCAGACTGTATGAGGGGCGGTAGagaagcaacaacaacaactggTGCAGATGTCTTAGGACGGCGCTAATAACATGAATCTTATCAGAGAAATATGGTGTActttcaaagaaggtaacattgGCATTGACAAACTGTTTCCAGGTTACATGATCATAACATAGATAACCTTTTTGAGTACGAGAGCATCCAAGAAAGATACACTTGACAACCTGATGATACAATTTATCAATGCCAGGACTCATATTATAGACAAACCAAGTACAACAAAAACTCGGGATGGTAAAGGAAACAATGGTTATGTAGGAAAAATGGCAGACATAGGAAATTGATTTTGAAGAACAGGCGATGGCATTTGATTAATCAAGTAACAAGCAGTTAAAATAGCATCTTCCTAGGAAACCTTAGGAACATTAAAATGAATCAGTATTGAATGAGCAGTCTCTAAAAAGTGCTGATTTTTCTATTCAGTTGCACCATTCTGCTGAGGTCTATAAGAACTAGTTTGGTAATAATACCGTGCTCAGAataaaaagatgaaaattttatatCGAGTATATTCAAGAGCAATTTcataatgaaaattttaaaggaaacaccaaactgagtttttatttcaataTAACATTCCTTGAAGATAGACAAGAATTGTGAACGATATTTTGATAAATACAACTAAATTAACTGAGAATGATTgtctacaaaagtaacaaaaaaacCATACCGGCTTTTGACACAACACGTTCCTCTAATTGCTGATCCCGGGGTGAGCTACCCATCCACCGGTTAATTTGATGAAGGAGCTTTCCATTGGGCTCAAAATGTCACTGTTAAGACAATCTTGGTTTATGCCCAAATGTAAAAGTGACTTTTCCTATATGTACattttaatatataattatcAAACTAGGCTAAGAGTACAACTTATTTATTATCTAGCTAAGTCAATGGATTTAATTGATACTGCATGAGATAAGGCATTCCAACTGTTAAAAGGGTGAGGCACAAGGCTCATGGCATTGAACGTAATGGCATAGGTTTTCAAACGATAGTATTTGTTTTTCTATATtgtgctctttttttttgtgtggtgtctatcatgtttttttttttttccaaggtACAAAATGTAACAATATGCAATATAATCTTAATGGATCTAAGTAGTT is a window encoding:
- the LOC122665842 gene encoding LOW QUALITY PROTEIN: tubulin-folding cofactor E-like (The sequence of the model RefSeq protein was modified relative to this genomic sequence to represent the inferred CDS: inserted 2 bases in 1 codon; substituted 1 base at 1 genomic stop codon); the encoded protein is MQDFTDKVGVSEESVAFEENIGYKINQRVHFVGDSRRIGIVKYVGPVEEYPRIWVGVDWDNGEGKHDGSINGVQYFQAKGEKSASFVRPXNLXSSKEEEEEMYVLSARNRRVAIQLVDKHKVQDKLSRFEELVGASLSYLGVSSTVPPGQINAVVPNLKELDLTGNLLSDWQVCFFGGSIYLI